The following are encoded together in the Lactuca sativa cultivar Salinas chromosome 1, Lsat_Salinas_v11, whole genome shotgun sequence genome:
- the LOC111921803 gene encoding urease accessory protein G, translating to MASHNHDDHHHAHDHDHDHHHHHDHDHHHANGKSNGDSSFVGKDGKVYHSHDGLAPHSHEPIYSPGFFNRRAPPLVTRDFKERAFTIGIGGPVGTGKTALMLALCRFLRDKYSLAAVTNDIFTKEDGEFLVKNGALPEERIRAVETGGCPHAAIREDISINLGPLEELSNLYKADILLCESGGDNLAANFSRELADYIIYIIDVSGGDKIPRKGGPGITQADLLVINKTDLAQAVGADLGVMERDALRMRDGGPFVFAQVKHGVGVEEIVHNILQAWEATTGTKRR from the exons ATGGCATCGCACAATCACGACGACCACCATCACGCACATGATCACGATCAcgatcatcatcaccatcacgaTCACGATCATCATCATGCGAACGG GAAATCAAATGGAGACTCATCATTTGTGGGGAAAGACGGGAAGGTGTACCATAGCCACGATGGTCTCGCACCACATTCACACGAACCAATTTACTCACCTGGATTCTTTAACAGAAGAGCACCTCCACTTGTTACAAGGGATTTCAAAGAAAGAGCTTTCACCATTGGCATCGGTGGCCCTGTTGGAACTGG GAAAACAGCTTTGATGTTGGCATTATGTAGATTTTTGCGTGACAAATACAGTCTTGCTGCG GTCACAAATGATATATTCACAAAAGAAGATGGTGAATTTTTGGTGAAAAATGGAGCACTCCCTGAGGAAAGGATAAGAGCTGTGGAGACAGGTGGTTGTCCACATGCTGCCATTAGAGAAGACATCAGCATTAATCTTGGACCTCTTGAGGAGCTTTCTAATTTATACAAAGCAGATATACTTCTTTGTGAATCTGGTGGAG ATAATTTAGCTGCTAATTTCAGTAGGGAACTGGCggattatataatttatataattgATGTTTCTGGAGGCGATAAAATTCCTAGGAAAGGAGGCCCAGGCATTACACAAGCTGATCTTCTT GTTATAAATAAGACGGATCTTGCACAAGCAGTTGGGGCTGATTTGGGAGTCATGGAGCGTGATGCACTTCGAATGAGAGATGGTGGGCCATTTGTATTTGCtcag GTGAAACATGGGGTTGGTGTGGAAGAAATAGTGCACAACATTTTGCAAGCTTGGGAAGCGACAACAGGGACAAAGCGTCGCTAA
- the LOC111921802 gene encoding uncharacterized protein LOC111921802: MVSKTEESQLQQLENQVENGGGGVWEYLSLVRKLKLRRSDKVLKHGLTLLNDPKKRSALGADEWTLYEQVAIAALDCQCLDVAKDCIKVLQKKFQDSKRVGRLEAMLLEAKGSWAEAEKAYSSLLEDNPLDQVISMRRVAMAKARGDILAAIDWLNKYLEIFMADHDAWRELAEIYVSLQMYKQAAFCYEELILSQPMIPLHHLAYADVLYTIGGIENLQTAKKYYASTIELTGGKNVRALFGVCLCTSAIGQLTKGRNNEDKEISGLAAKALEKDYKQNSPEKLDLLASTLKTLKL, encoded by the exons ATGGTGAGTAAAACCGAGGAATCACAGTTACAGCAGCTCGAGAATCAAGTCGAAAATGGGGGTGGTGGTGTTTGGGAGTATCTCTCTCTTGTTCGCAAGCTCAAGCTTCGGCGTTCCGATAAGGTCTTAAAGCATGGTTTAACCCTCTTAAACGACCCCAAGAAGCGTTCAGCTCTCGGCGCCGATG AATGGACTCTGTATGAGCAGGTAGCTATTGCTGCACTTGATTGCCAATGCCTTGATGTTGCAAAG gATTGCATAAAAGTTTTGCAGAAGAAGTTTCAAGATAGCAAACGAGTTG GTAGATTAGAAGCAATGTTGCTTGAAGCAAAGGGTTCATGGGCTGAAGCTGAAAAAGCTTATTCAAGTTTGCTAGAGGATAATCCACTTGATCaa GTTATTAGTATGAGAAGGGTAGCCATGGCAAAGGCACGTGGAGATATTTTAGCAGCCATTGATTGGCTCAATAAATATCTTGAAAT attcatGGCAGATCATGATGCCTGGAGAGAACTTGCTGAAATATATGTTTCATTGCAAAT GTATAAACAAGCAGCTTTCTGCTATGAGGAGCTGATCTTATCTCAACCAATGATTCCTCTACATCACCTGGCTTATGCTGAT GTTCTTTACACAATTGGTGGAATTGAAAACCTTCAAACAGCTAAGAAATATTATGCTTCCACCATTGAATTGACAGGTGGAAAAAATGTCAGAGCACTTTTTGGTGTTTGCTTG TGCACTTCTGCAATTGGACAACTAACAAAAGGGAGGAACAATGAGGACAAAGAGATCTCAGGATTGGCTGCTAAAGCTTTGGAGAAAGATTACAAGCAAAATTCGCCTGAGAAACTCGATCTTCTTGCCTCTACCCTAAAAACCTTGAAACTTTGA